TTCATTAAACTccttccaagtcaaactaggtcgtCATTTTTTATCCGGAGGgagtaatttaaattaaatgttataaccatagtttgatttaattgtatcaCATAACAAATTGTTGTTGTTTCGCCTCTCTCTTGGTAAATCTGGCGCGCTACTCTCAAACTTTCCTCGtctctctcgcttttatacaaatgcaaatgtataaaatgtgtttgtataaagcgagataaaattataaataatcatatatttttgttcccctctctcagATCTCGCCTCTCTCACTATATACAAAAATGCAAATGTATAAAAcgcgtttgtgtttgtataaagcgagagaaaattgtatatatacatattttctGTTCCCCTCTCgcatatctcgctcgccactctcccagatctcgctagctcactcgcctctctaactttatacaaacacaaatgtatacattgtgtttgtgtttgtatgaagcgagagaaaattatatatacaaatataaatgcaTATACTTTCATCGTATACACTTATGATTATGCATATACGATCTTCCCCTGCccagttttcttttgtctttctctctttctcactttatacaaacacggattatacaattgatcttttgtatatgtataccaaAGCATattatacaactgctttcttttgtagATGTATggcgaaatatacatatttatgtttgctatggagcacaattatgcaaactatggctatagcatacaaatatgatttttatgtttgttatatgtgaaaattgATCTTTTATTTATCCttggataaaaattatttttaaaaagataactTGTGCTtggataattaatttaaaagtactttataaatattagagCGGCAATTTTTATTTTGCGAAAattttaatgagaaaaatatttttttaagcttCTTGGAAAAGTTTTTGTAATTATTCAGATATACTTGTTTTTTCCTAAAGCTTCATATAAAACATCTCAACTTGATAAAGTAAACATTTTTTAAGGAAAGCATCCCTTTCCTTTCGTTTCATTTTGTTTGGATtacttttttaatcaatttttaaaaatgttttttttttataacttttaactCTAATTTTACATGaaatatttaagatcacaaaattcaaaaatattctttactTTGTTAAACTTTGtgtcaagaaaaaataaaacaaataaattgaagtGGAGGAATAACTATTGTTGCTTTCTAGAATTTGGTCAAACCCATAAATCTCCCGGTaaacaaaattatgaaatgTCTATATGTCCAAGTAATTAAGGAGACAGACTTGAAATATGTTGGGTCAGGTTCAAACCCTGTTGTCAACATTTTCTCACTACAATTGTTCTTGTTGTTATTAGtctgtcatttttattattgcTACTTGGCTTAATAATGACCTTTGTATATaggaaaaaatctaaaaatactttttatccATCTTTTAgtctaaaaatatctttttattcaCATTTGTAAggcattattttataattaaaaatacatggGTCCAATAACTCTTATCATTCTCATTCTATCTTGTTATTTCTCTCTCCTACCTTTACTTCTCACCCCTTCTTTTTAGGGCAACTTTCAgatatagcaaatataaaattcatatttgtatgctatagcaaagtttgcataattacactccatagcaaacgtataaatgtataattcgctatacatatacaattaaagcgattgtataaaatgaagtgtataaaacgagaaagagaaagagacttgggcagagaattgtataaaacgaagtgtataagatgaattgtatgtgtaattataagtgtatataaCGATTATatgcaatttgaatttgtataaagtgaggaagagagaaagacaaaagagattTGGGCaggaaatatacaattgaatcgaattgtataaaacgaaaaagagagactatatacaatttaaatttgtataaaaacaagaaagagagaaagacaaaagctaagcaaaaatatatgtatttatacaatttcctcttgctttatacaaacacaaacgcattttatacatttgtatttgtataaggatatataattatttaagaaaaatcgaATTGGAGAGagattttaggaaaaattgaaagaaattggaAGAGTAAAAATAGGTAACAGATTTGTATTAAGATAGAGGGTGGGCCACaaccaattaaaaataattgatttggAAGAAATTTTAGGGATAACTAAAGAAAATGGGAGAGAAAAGATAGGGAatgaatttgaataaaaataaatcttcCGCTTGATGAGTGGGTCAGAACCAAATGGCAAAATTTGTGCAAATTTGCTACGGAGTACAAATGTTTCAAACAGTAGCTAtaggatttattttaatttaaatgtttGCTATTATGtacaattttcccttctttttatcatttctttcctttcacctttttattttctattttttgtttttctaattctttgtctaattttttttaatcagtttttgcatggttaattttttaatccaattttcttatatcattttatatttatataaggtTCTCCATTTGATAAATAGCAcgttgattatttaaaaaaaaaaaattagcaatacaagaaaaaaatatgggaTGAAATTgcaatatatatagttttttataTAACGGTTTACAATgagttatattaaataaataataatggtACGTAGTATGATATTTacattatatttcataaaaataaaattcatttcatTGTAAAAAAAcctatttcaatattttggtacggtttattaatataaaaattgatgaaataattcAGTTTAATAAGTGAAAAATTAATCAATCATGTTTAAATACATGTACCAAAAGGGATATTAACAGTTTAGTTGATTGATTATCTATACTTTTATTTCGTAAATGAAGGTTTTATTCTTCATGTAATGTTCTTCACCATTTTTTTATTctcatatttttatgtaattttaaaaaatttaaaataatatattagttaattattaaatatgaaaaagataaatatacgaataatataaaaaatgaataaataaaattcataacttaAATTTGATCTGTAACATTAGAGGATAGTAAAATGTATGAGAAAAAGAATaacaatgtaaaataaaatgaatgggACCCGTATAATATCTTATTCATAAATTAAGAAAGACATGAGAAAGAAACAACAATATTGAATAGGAAAGGTGGAACCCTTTATactttttaattcaaaaataatgctTCACATACCAAGTAGGGTTGAGTGTTCGGTCGGTTTGGTtcgattttttaaattttaatttggtttttttatttttgatttggCAAAATGTGAAATCAAACCAAATTGTAATAAATTCGGTTTGGGCTGTGAGGGTagttttttgatgatttcttcgTGGAGACGAGTTGACGAGATGAGCCTGGCCGATCTGTTAAGGTGTGGAGTTTAGGAATTTTGGTCGAGGAGTCACTGGTCTTAGGAGTTAGAACTTAGATCTCTGAAGTTCAGGATTCAAATTAGGCCAGAAAAATCGGGCCTTATACAAATACatttataacttataaatttaAGTATAAGAATATCTCGGTTTTCGGTTGACcgaattaaaataactaaaaaccGAAAACCAAAtcgaaaaattaaatttttaggaTTTCAAATCGAAACCGATCGAACAAATCGAAAAATCGAAACcgaagttaaaaaaaatggttCAGTGGTTTTTTCGGTTTGACCGTATTATGCCCAGGCCTAATACCAAGTCATACTTGGACCTCTCCCGCCATAAATTTTTCCACCTATACCCCTCCACTCGCATTTTGGCTAACATATACTCTTTCATTCACCTTTTTAACTAACTTATACCTTTACAACTAATAACCAAAGTTTttatttacaattatttttggaaaaattgtaatttgttattttcttattagaTAATAAAAGTCTCTTCTCTATTAATGTTTTTTCCCACAATctattgaaataaaaaagtataccTCTTCAAGATcccaaattttttaaagaaaaatctagtaatttttttatttactctgaattttttttatttacactaAAAGATCGTAGCCGAAGGAAAATTTAAGTAGGAAAATGTGTGTAATGTATTTATggataagataatatattgtTATGACTATGACATAATAAACGGAAAATGGCCTAAAATatcctcaaagtattgaaaatggtacaaaattacccttcatccacctattggctccaaaataccctttccacCCACGTagtgggtccaaaatacccttgtcatccaccttttggttcaaaattgaccacttatttaacggttttatatttaaactatttaaatattttttaaaataggtgtcgctcaactatttgttataatttaacttattagtgtaatttatgaatcaatccactacccacccattactaattaaattcctctaaattaatgaacccgtcacattattaatgcaagctactgccaattgagtgttcttaaaaaatataaaagtaaattatcatacattcaagtggctacataaaaatcaccgataaacttaaaagtctgactatgttcatcttaattattcttacgtctcaattatgtgatgttacttcataggtagctttttttcaaaacaatatattaaaggttttaaaataaatcataaatatttataaaattatatttaaaaaaagtgcatgaattaattcgggatgtattatttctttacctttaatcttaaatttctaattcaattttgaaagaaagtgtcctcttaaataagcggctcaacctaaatttaattggggcttcgattcggactcgaataattttgaatgtcattttcagtaatctataatttcatcgtgttttagtagtgtgtATGACGATCTTGATATTATAACTGAATTATTAattgaggtttagttagtaatgagtgggtagtggattggtttataaattatattaataaattaaatttataattaatagttgaATGCccagtattaaaaaaaatatttaaagagtttaattttaaaacaattaaaaaatggtcaattttgaacccaaaggtggatgacaagggtattttggagccaatgggtggatgaaaagggcattttggagccaataggtggatgaagagtaattttgtaccatttccaatactttaagggtattttaggcccttgtcctcataataaatttgtttattaattattaatcatatatatcatgtttagaattTTGATTTAGTTAATTGAATTTTAGCCGTTAAATTTTTCTTATGTCATGAGTCTTCAATCTAAGCAAAAATTTGAGGAAATAGAGAGGAGATggatccaaaaataaataaattactaaaaaactataatattttttatataaaatattgggGTCTTGAAGGGGAGTATTGTTTTGGTTTGGATAAATAATGAGAAACAATATTAAGGTGGACTTTTTATACTATCCAATAGGAGAAtgacacataatatatatttttttaaaaataaagaatgaagAGAGAAATGTTAGTTTTAAGGATATAAGTGAGCCAAAAAGGTGAATGAACCAGAAGATTGATGAAGGGTATTTTTAAACCTCTTATTATAGTTTATGAGTATTATTGGCCCTTTTCcgtattttgaaatattgaaaGTACTAATTATAGCATttagtttaattatttaacacATTTCCgtaaaattatgtgaaaattgaaataaatcaaTATAAGTAATGAGATATTTGTACCATCAATCAAAAAACTAATGTGCTAcaacaacattaaaaaattatgtttattttgtcAAAGTCATCTTACTATAattagtttgatttgaaatatcCTAGAAAGAGTCATTAGATTCTATGAATAATTGGATATACAATTTATTTCTTTGACTTAAATACAACttatttgtcaaatatttaAGGATTTTCACAATAACTATTTAATAAACCCCGAGAAAATGGAAAAGAGTTTTAAATTCCATTTAATGTATATATGAGTTAGAGATTAAATACAATGTACCTAACCGTAATTATCATCAAGTTTGTGACTATATAAGGAATCCGAATTTTAGTGTTTGACACCACAAACAAAAGACTACTCATAGCTTTTGCTCAATGGAGTTTACCCTTTCTTGATTTTGCCTTTTCAAACCCTTTGGTGAGTGaccattttgattttgaattgaagttttgttAAATCTAGTTTCattcttgatatatatatgtgtgtgtgtgtctgtgaAGAAtccatttttttcccttttggtACGATCCCTTTTTTaggtttcttgattttatggGATGAGTTTATTTGGGTTTCAAAAGATTGTTTTCTTTATTGGTTTATTGATAGAATTTGAGCTTTGAGGTTTTTTGTGTTCTTCTGAAATTGAtacattgttttcttttttggcaaTTCTGATGCTTGTCCCCACCTCCCCCCACCCCTCACCCGCCGACTcatttgagtgatttttttttccagaattaatttatttgagttACTTTTTTGcagaaaaaaacttttttatttattcaagtGAGTTGTTGAGAGCTCGTTTACTGTGACTCAAAGgtaatcttttttttctctttaatatcCATTTCATTTGGTAATTTGGGAGCTCGTTCACATTTCtgtttgaataatatatatatgttttcccTTTTGTTTTGGCAATTTTTAATTCCATgttgctatgttttatttaattttaatcccTGAATTACCTTTGAAGGATGTTACATTGAAGGATAGAGATTTGATTAACTGAAATATGGTAGAATTTGTAATCCCCATAGAAAATTAAGTACTTCTTTGGAAGCTTCACCTGAATATGTTGAtggtttcttgagttaattggAGTTGTTCTTATTGATGTCACCCAGTTCTTTGGGAGTTCCACATACACGATTTTTGCTTAATCGTGCTCACAAGAGTTGTTCTTGTTGCTATCAgcttgtcaattttttttaatttagcaTATCAAATAAACATTGCAATGtgtatttttccttttgtttggaGACTTTGATTctctgttgttgttgttgttatgtgTTTATCTTCACTTAAAATCCCTACACGTCCTTATTATCACTTAGATGAATTTTTGTTGCAGGACCGAAAATTGTGTCTAGGCACTTGATTAATCAAagtacaacaataataacactCATAGAAAACATAATAAACATGGTTGATGATAACATCAGTGATGATGCCAATGACAAGTCGTTGGTGGTTTCAGACAAGGAAAAAGAAAGCATGAACAAGACGAAGTTTGTATCTGAGCTTCCTCTAGGAATTGTAACTGATTCACCGGTTTCATGTCTAACGGAACTTCCAAAATATGAATTATTAGAGGAAGCACCGAAAGGAGACATTATTTTTGAGATCGACCCATTGAAGACTGAGTGTCCTCAGCTTGATGCGGAACAAGACGTGGAAATTCTACCAGATACAAATTGGGAGGATATGATAACTACTGAACTTCTGGAGCTTTTAACTCAAAATTTGTCCATAATTTTCCAGAGTGCAATCAAGAGAATTGTCAAGTGTGGATATAGTGAGGAAATTGTTGAATTGGTTATTATGAGGAGTGGTATTTATCATGGAAGCAAAGACGTTTTCTCAAATATTGTCGATGGTGCCTTGGGTTTATTGAGTGGGGTAAAGGTTTTTGATATTGGCACACCAGTTATATTTGAAGATTTACAGAGTTTGGTTGATTACACATTGCTAGAGATGGTATGTGTGCTGAGGGAGGTTAAGCCAGCTTTGCCAGTTGTGGAAGCATTGTGGTGGTTGTTAATATTTGACTTGAATCCGATACATGTATGTACAATGGAAGGTTATCAACAGGTTGAGTTATGCAATCAAGAAAGCCTAGGCGATAACTCGTCTGATTTAAATCTTCCCCAATCAAACATTGAGGCTTTCGATAATACTCAGTCAAATCTGGATAAACAACAGTTGTCAAGAACTATAACCCCAGTTGCTCAGACCTTGCAATCCAAAGTTCCTATTAGTAATACAGCCCCTCAAGTTGAAAATTCAAATGTTTCTCAAGCGGCAAAAGGAAAAGGAAGCTCCACATTTTCTCCAGAGGCAAAATTGAAAGAACCAATTTTAGAGGACAAATCGGAGGCTGGTAAAAATTCTCTAAATTCCAAGAAGGATTTACGTAAGCGAAAAACATTTCAGTTTGAGAAGAACTGCAGAAGTCGTACGAGTAAGAATATTAAGGTAAACATGACTGCCTGGGAAAGATTGGTTTTGGACAAGAATGTGAACTTATCTTTTACTGGTGTACCAAAAAAGAATTCACGCTCCAAATCAACAACTTGCATTAAACACAATTTACCTTTACAAAAAGCAAGTTCTGATAGTCCATGCCATTCCTCATCCATTGCACCTGCAAGTGACACCTCCAAAGTGCCACATATGCAAGCTAATGTAAATGATAAGGATCCAGATTCATTATCCATGGATCCCAAGTCCagcaaaaaggccttagacaacACAACTATTTCTTCTGCAGTGCCAGATTATTATGTTgatattccatatgatgagtcTCTAGGAAAATATGTCCCAAAAAATGAGAAGGATGAAACTATATTGTTGCGAATTTTCCGTTTAAAATCACTACAGAAAGAGCTCCAAGGGTGGTCTGATTGGGCAAATGAGAAGGTAATGCAGGCTACCCATAGGCTTGCCAAGGACCAAGCTGAGCTTAAAATGTTGAGGCAAGAAAAAAACGATGCTGAAAAAGTTCACCGGGAAAAGGAAATGTTGGAGAAAGACACCATAGAGAGGATTATGGAGATGGAGCAAGCGCAGGTAAATACTAATTCCATGAGTGAGAAAACTAATTCGCTTCTTAAAACTTTGGAGATGGATAATGTTAAACTAAAAAAGGATATAGAGGCTTTAATGCTCTCCACCAGTGAGAATTCTATGAATGTGAATAATGTTTTAGCAAAGGAGCAGGAGGCAATAAAGAAGTGTCAAGTAGCAGAAATGGAGAAACACTCGTTTGAGAAGGATTTATCTACTTTCAAGCAGGAAAAAATTTCTTTACAACAGAAGCAAGAGAAAGCCAACAAGGTTCTGGACCAATTTAAGGTATTTTTattctaataattaatttttttggtctGGTAGATTAAAATGTTCTTTTACAAATGTAGTTAGTGTTTTAGAGTCTTTAGGTTGTTAATGTCTATTTAGTTTTTTACTTATCGCCTCCGGTAATAGTGGTTTAAGCATTCACTTATGCTGTCGTACTGATAATGCACTTGCGATTTGATATTCCTCCTAGTATAGAAATAAActtgtaaatatttatgaatcGTAGGTCCTACTGAAGCAGGAGGAACAGGTGAAACAAAGGTTTCTACAACAAGCTGATTCTCTAAAAGCTGAAAGAGAACAACTCCGTGTTCACGGAAAAGTGCAGCGAGATAATTTTAGAGAAAAGGTAAAGACAAACATGCAAAAGTATAAACAAGATATCCAAAATTGTGAGAGTGAAATCTCTCAGTTGAGATtccaatttgaaagatcaaaaATAGAGGCACTTAAACGAGGCATTCCACAAATGACAAGGGGTTTAGCAGCCTCTGCAGAAAGT
The nucleotide sequence above comes from Solanum pennellii chromosome 9, SPENNV200. Encoded proteins:
- the LOC107030890 gene encoding putative E3 ubiquitin-protein ligase RF298; amino-acid sequence: MVDDNISDDANDKSLVVSDKEKESMNKTKFVSELPLGIVTDSPVSCLTELPKYELLEEAPKGDIIFEIDPLKTECPQLDAEQDVEILPDTNWEDMITTELLELLTQNLSIIFQSAIKRIVKCGYSEEIVELVIMRSGIYHGSKDVFSNIVDGALGLLSGVKVFDIGTPVIFEDLQSLVDYTLLEMVCVLREVKPALPVVEALWWLLIFDLNPIHVCTMEGYQQVELCNQESLGDNSSDLNLPQSNIEAFDNTQSNLDKQQLSRTITPVAQTLQSKVPISNTAPQVENSNVSQAAKGKGSSTFSPEAKLKEPILEDKSEAGKNSLNSKKDLRKRKTFQFEKNCRSRTSKNIKVNMTAWERLVLDKNVNLSFTGVPKKNSRSKSTTCIKHNLPLQKASSDSPCHSSSIAPASDTSKVPHMQANVNDKDPDSLSMDPKSSKKALDNTTISSAVPDYYVDIPYDESLGKYVPKNEKDETILLRIFRLKSLQKELQGWSDWANEKVMQATHRLAKDQAELKMLRQEKNDAEKVHREKEMLEKDTIERIMEMEQAQVNTNSMSEKTNSLLKTLEMDNVKLKKDIEALMLSTSENSMNVNNVLAKEQEAIKKCQVAEMEKHSFEKDLSTFKQEKISLQQKQEKANKVLDQFKVLLKQEEQVKQRFLQQADSLKAEREQLRVHGKVQRDNFREKVKTNMQKYKQDIQNCESEISQLRFQFERSKIEALKRGIPQMTRGLAASAESSGSNVLNVERECVMCMNEQISVVFLPCAHQVLCEDCNVHHQNRGMDKCPSCRTPIKERISVHFPDSE